From one Gemmatimonadaceae bacterium genomic stretch:
- a CDS encoding saccharopine dehydrogenase NADP-binding domain-containing protein, producing MRLLVLGAGLQGTACAFDLLRESSVTQVLLADMNVSVLPAFLHGDHSHGPHGARLVPITLDVRDDAAVRAAFARCDAVLSAIPYYFNGRLAQLAVEAGVHFTDLGGNTEIVQQQKRLHDAAVAKGISIVPDTGLAPGMVNIIAQHGITCFDTVTRVQLFVGGLPQVPEPPLGYQIAYSIEGMVDYYTTPSLVVRDGQPRTVDALSEVETVPFDAPIGDLEAFHTAGGLSTMVYRYAGEIPFMEYKTLRYPGHAAIMRSIRDLGLLDRTEVSVKGQAVSPRDVFVKVAGDHLRKGKPDLVALRVVVQGVKDGVAGTRTWEVVDRYDTAHGLSAMMRTTGFTLSITGQLQAGGQIAPGVHTPDECVPAQAYFDKLAARGITVRER from the coding sequence ATGCGTCTGCTCGTACTCGGCGCCGGGCTGCAAGGCACGGCGTGCGCGTTCGATTTGCTTCGTGAATCGTCGGTCACGCAGGTGCTGCTCGCCGACATGAACGTTTCGGTCCTGCCCGCCTTTCTGCACGGCGACCACAGCCACGGACCGCACGGTGCACGACTGGTGCCGATCACGCTCGATGTGCGTGATGACGCCGCCGTGCGTGCCGCGTTTGCCCGCTGTGATGCCGTGCTCAGCGCCATTCCGTACTACTTCAACGGCCGTCTCGCGCAGCTCGCGGTTGAGGCCGGTGTGCATTTCACCGACCTCGGCGGCAACACCGAGATTGTCCAACAGCAGAAGCGGTTGCATGACGCCGCCGTGGCCAAGGGGATCAGCATCGTCCCCGACACCGGCCTCGCGCCGGGCATGGTCAATATCATCGCCCAGCACGGCATCACCTGCTTCGATACCGTCACCCGCGTCCAACTGTTTGTTGGTGGGCTGCCGCAGGTCCCGGAACCGCCCCTCGGGTATCAGATCGCGTACTCGATCGAGGGCATGGTGGACTATTACACCACGCCGTCGCTGGTGGTACGCGACGGCCAGCCCCGCACGGTCGACGCCTTGTCCGAAGTGGAAACGGTGCCCTTCGACGCGCCCATTGGCGATCTCGAAGCGTTCCACACGGCGGGCGGACTCTCCACGATGGTCTACCGCTACGCCGGTGAAATTCCCTTCATGGAGTACAAGACGCTGCGCTATCCGGGGCACGCCGCGATCATGCGCAGCATTCGCGATCTCGGATTGCTCGACCGCACCGAGGTGTCGGTGAAGGGGCAGGCGGTGTCACCGCGCGACGTGTTCGTGAAGGTCGCCGGTGATCATCTGCGCAAGGGCAAGCCCGATCTGGTGGCGCTGCGCGTGGTGGTGCAGGGGGTAAAGGATGGCGTCGCCGGGACGCGGACGTGGGAGGTCGTGGATCGCTACGACACCGCGCATGGCCTCTCGGCCATGATGCGGACCACGGGCTTCACGCTGTCGATCACGGGCCAGTTGCAGGCCGGCGGCCAGATCGCGCCGGGCGTGCACACGCCCGATGAGTGCGTGCCGGCCCAGGCGTACTTCGACAAGCTGGCGGCGCGCGGCATCACCGTGCGCGAACGCTAG
- a CDS encoding methyl-accepting chemotaxis protein produces the protein MMRRLLALLRLDTITARLAVGFGMSTTLLLVAGLLGWYGLTRTNRDTDATVRGLAERSEFIERTTTTVLRELVAGLRSVSTRRSEDEARYQALVREAEALRRDALKRADLSFEERRRLEAVGRLQAELEVRLAVTRAWQSVGREPEAERVLAATVSDMQTVENELRVLRREARDRASASMDRMAEQLHDTEAVLAVVVALAFGVAAFFGLTTARAVTEPLARLRDGMKAIGAGDLRDPAPSLTPDSAVAREYAELIEAMQQARERLRGLLSRVKVEADHVTVAASELRASSSSAAASTQHVTAAVMEISHGASVQLTALNYASDTVKILAEAGATIGEAADETDRVGREIRSTTNHARDQVQIAVDTLLGAREAATHTRDEMGALRDATGVIDDFVNVISEIATQTNLLALNASIEAARAGASGRGFAVVAQEVRALAEQSAHAAGEVTENVKRLRARIASASTAVDSGAGRLRDVETVAEAVGTALSRIEHAVAQVEGAASRVNGAVDANRQSLAVVQRSLTSARDTAEGHAAAAEEVAASTEETSAAAEEVSATAEMLQTASVRVRQLVSEFRV, from the coding sequence GTGATGCGGCGCCTGCTCGCCCTGCTCCGCCTCGACACCATCACCGCGCGGCTCGCGGTGGGCTTTGGCATGTCCACCACGTTGCTCCTCGTGGCGGGGCTTCTGGGCTGGTACGGCCTGACGCGCACCAATCGTGACACCGACGCCACCGTCCGCGGACTCGCCGAACGCTCGGAGTTCATCGAGCGCACCACGACCACCGTGCTGCGCGAGCTGGTGGCCGGGCTGCGGTCGGTCTCCACGCGGCGCAGCGAAGACGAAGCGCGCTACCAGGCACTCGTGCGTGAAGCCGAGGCACTGCGGCGCGACGCGCTCAAGCGCGCCGATCTGTCGTTCGAGGAACGCCGCCGACTGGAAGCGGTGGGGCGGCTGCAGGCGGAGCTCGAAGTTCGCCTCGCCGTCACCCGTGCCTGGCAGAGTGTGGGACGCGAGCCGGAAGCGGAGCGGGTGCTCGCGGCCACCGTCAGCGACATGCAGACGGTGGAGAACGAACTGCGCGTACTGCGCCGCGAAGCCCGCGACCGGGCGTCGGCGTCGATGGACCGCATGGCGGAACAGCTGCATGACACCGAGGCGGTGCTGGCCGTGGTGGTGGCGCTCGCCTTTGGCGTGGCGGCCTTCTTTGGCCTCACCACCGCCCGGGCCGTCACCGAACCCCTGGCCCGCCTGCGCGATGGTATGAAGGCGATCGGCGCCGGCGACCTGCGCGACCCCGCCCCGTCGCTGACGCCCGACAGCGCGGTGGCGCGCGAGTACGCCGAGCTCATCGAGGCCATGCAGCAGGCGCGTGAGCGCCTGCGTGGGCTCCTCTCCCGCGTGAAGGTCGAGGCCGATCACGTCACCGTCGCCGCCAGCGAATTGCGCGCCTCGTCGTCATCGGCTGCCGCCTCCACGCAGCATGTCACCGCCGCCGTGATGGAGATCTCACACGGCGCCAGCGTGCAGCTCACGGCGCTCAACTACGCGAGTGATACGGTCAAGATCCTCGCCGAAGCGGGCGCCACGATCGGCGAAGCGGCCGATGAAACCGATCGCGTGGGGCGCGAAATCCGGAGCACGACCAATCACGCGCGCGATCAGGTCCAGATCGCCGTGGATACGCTGCTTGGCGCCCGTGAAGCGGCGACGCACACGCGCGATGAGATGGGCGCCCTGCGGGATGCCACGGGCGTGATCGACGATTTCGTGAACGTCATTTCCGAGATCGCGACTCAGACCAACCTGCTCGCGCTCAACGCGTCCATCGAGGCCGCCCGCGCCGGTGCCTCGGGGCGCGGCTTTGCGGTGGTCGCGCAGGAAGTGCGCGCGCTCGCCGAACAAAGCGCGCATGCCGCCGGTGAAGTCACCGAGAACGTGAAGCGGCTGCGCGCGCGCATTGCGAGCGCGTCCACGGCCGTGGATTCGGGGGCCGGTCGCCTGCGCGACGTCGAGACGGTGGCCGAAGCGGTGGGCACGGCGCTGTCGCGCATCGAACACGCCGTGGCCCAGGTCGAAGGCGCCGCGTCCCGCGTGAATGGGGCGGTCGATGCGAACCGACAGTCGCTCGCCGTGGTGCAACGCTCGCTCACCTCGGCCCGTGATACCGCCGAAGGTCATGCCGCCGCGGCCGAAGAGGTCGCCGCCAGTACCGAAGAGACCTCAGCGGCCGCGGAAGAAGTGAGCGCGACCGCCGAGATGCTCCAAACGGCGAGTGTCCGGGTCCGTCAGCTGGTGAGCGAGTTCCGGGTCTAG
- a CDS encoding branched-chain amino acid ABC transporter substrate-binding protein has protein sequence MIHHPHRTRLERARRGGALLALTLAAACQNATRTTGVPVGIGIGAVPGTPGYTSITQGVELAIEQLKAEGATFRLRAPAPDAKSAVQVAQQLSADPAVLAVIGHPESGNTLETVPVYADAEHQGADGVVILSPTATSPRLTGVSPWFFRIAPSDADVARFAASWVLDSLSARRAAVIYRNDSYGRDWTETFARAFAPGGQIILREPYLTGAVEWDAYAALLAKVRPDVVLFPGDADDALALIQALRELNVTIPFVGGDGTEAIKQAADAEGAHYVTFFSAAQATGAEAERFLARYRERYHTDPDYFAAQAYDAALVIGRTATRGARTRTALRLALEKVGGDAPSIDGAGGPIGFRRNHDVQARRLFVARVAPLAEGTP, from the coding sequence GTGATCCACCATCCGCACCGGACTCGGCTAGAGCGCGCCCGCCGCGGCGGCGCCCTCCTGGCGCTGACCCTCGCCGCCGCCTGCCAGAACGCCACGCGCACCACCGGCGTCCCGGTCGGGATCGGCATCGGCGCCGTCCCCGGGACCCCCGGCTACACCAGCATCACCCAGGGCGTCGAGCTGGCCATCGAGCAGCTCAAGGCCGAAGGGGCGACGTTCCGCCTGCGCGCCCCGGCCCCCGACGCCAAGTCGGCCGTGCAGGTCGCCCAGCAGCTGAGCGCCGACCCCGCCGTCCTCGCCGTGATCGGCCACCCGGAGAGTGGCAACACCCTGGAGACCGTGCCGGTCTACGCCGACGCCGAGCATCAGGGCGCCGACGGCGTCGTGATTCTGTCCCCCACCGCCACCTCGCCGCGCCTCACTGGCGTCAGCCCGTGGTTCTTCCGCATTGCCCCGAGTGATGCCGACGTGGCGCGATTCGCCGCCAGCTGGGTCCTCGACTCGCTGAGCGCACGCCGCGCCGCGGTGATCTACCGCAATGACTCCTACGGCCGCGACTGGACCGAGACCTTTGCCCGGGCCTTTGCCCCCGGCGGGCAGATCATCCTGCGCGAACCGTATCTCACCGGCGCGGTCGAGTGGGACGCCTACGCCGCCCTGCTCGCCAAGGTGCGCCCCGATGTCGTGCTCTTTCCGGGCGACGCGGACGACGCGCTGGCGCTGATCCAAGCGCTGCGCGAACTCAACGTGACGATCCCCTTCGTGGGCGGCGATGGCACCGAAGCGATCAAGCAGGCCGCGGATGCCGAAGGCGCCCACTACGTGACCTTCTTCAGCGCCGCCCAGGCAACGGGCGCTGAAGCCGAGCGCTTCCTCGCCCGGTACCGCGAGCGCTACCACACCGATCCTGACTACTTCGCGGCCCAGGCCTACGACGCCGCGCTGGTCATCGGCCGCACGGCCACGCGGGGGGCCCGCACGCGCACCGCGCTGCGGTTGGCCCTCGAAAAAGTGGGCGGGGATGCGCCGTCCATCGATGGCGCCGGCGGCCCGATCGGCTTCCGCCGCAATCACGATGTGCAGGCGCGGCGCCTCTTTGTCGCCCGCGTTGCGCCGCTCGCCGAGGGAACACCGTGA
- the coxB gene encoding cytochrome c oxidase subunit II — translation MVGTFRPRRWASAALLGALVLGLAACGGEYPNSTFSHNTDFNTATDALWDKLLFWGTIVFVGVEVALVYTIFRFRRRPGGATPKQVHGNTVLEITWTAIPAVILIFIAIPTVRTIFKTQAKAAPDALQVEVIGHQWWWEFRYPQYGITTANELYLPTGKTASFQLKTVDVLHSFWIPQMGGKRDLISNRTNYLWFTPNADLPTSAWNGFCAEFCGPSHANMRFRVFTVTPAEFEQWAAHQKQAAIFPAAVAAPATSTAAVAPVPSGAGAAPVLLASLQQNAPAAPAADSTKPAPAEVPVWVFPREKLEKEFKHVIPTAPITTAIRFDEGLLAKGDATRGKDIYSKSTCIGCHAIKGNPMSAGIVGPNLTHIGTRYTIAGGLYPNDAKHLAYWIKSAPHMKPGSLMPTMGKGLTDPVRKNVVNVGGLTDADIADIVAYLQALK, via the coding sequence ATGGTTGGCACGTTCCGCCCGCGGCGATGGGCAAGCGCCGCGCTGCTGGGCGCACTCGTCCTCGGACTCGCGGCTTGTGGCGGCGAGTATCCGAATTCGACGTTCTCGCACAACACCGATTTCAACACCGCGACGGACGCGCTTTGGGACAAGCTTTTGTTCTGGGGCACGATCGTGTTCGTGGGCGTCGAAGTCGCGTTGGTTTATACGATCTTCCGTTTCCGCCGTCGCCCCGGCGGGGCCACGCCCAAGCAGGTGCATGGCAATACGGTCCTTGAGATCACGTGGACGGCCATTCCGGCGGTCATCCTGATCTTCATCGCGATTCCCACCGTCCGCACGATTTTCAAGACGCAGGCGAAAGCCGCGCCGGACGCGCTGCAGGTCGAAGTCATCGGCCATCAGTGGTGGTGGGAGTTCCGCTATCCGCAGTACGGCATCACGACGGCCAACGAGCTGTATCTGCCGACGGGCAAGACGGCCAGCTTCCAGCTCAAGACGGTGGACGTGCTGCACTCCTTCTGGATTCCCCAGATGGGCGGTAAGCGCGACCTGATCTCGAACCGGACGAACTATCTCTGGTTCACGCCGAACGCCGACCTGCCGACCTCGGCGTGGAACGGTTTCTGCGCCGAGTTCTGCGGTCCGTCGCACGCGAACATGCGCTTCCGCGTGTTCACGGTGACGCCGGCGGAGTTCGAGCAGTGGGCGGCGCATCAGAAGCAGGCCGCGATCTTCCCGGCGGCGGTGGCCGCGCCGGCGACGTCGACCGCCGCGGTGGCCCCGGTGCCGAGCGGCGCTGGCGCCGCGCCGGTACTGCTCGCCTCGCTGCAGCAGAACGCGCCGGCGGCTCCCGCCGCCGATTCGACCAAGCCGGCGCCGGCTGAGGTGCCCGTGTGGGTCTTCCCGCGCGAGAAGCTCGAGAAGGAGTTCAAGCACGTCATTCCGACGGCGCCCATCACGACCGCGATCCGCTTCGATGAAGGGCTGCTGGCCAAGGGCGACGCGACGCGCGGCAAGGACATCTACAGCAAAAGCACCTGCATCGGCTGTCATGCCATCAAGGGCAATCCGATGAGCGCGGGCATCGTGGGGCCGAACCTGACGCACATCGGCACGCGCTACACGATCGCCGGCGGCCTCTATCCGAATGACGCGAAGCATCTCGCGTACTGGATCAAGAGCGCGCCGCACATGAAGCCCGGCAGCCTGATGCCCACGATGGGCAAGGGCCTGACGGACCCCGTGCGCAAGAACGTCGTGAATGTGGGCGGTCTCACCGACGCCGACATCGCCGATATCGTCGCCTACCTGCAGGCCCTCAAGTAA
- the ctaD gene encoding cytochrome c oxidase subunit I, with the protein MATIAAAPPYTQTKTAPSNTGIWSWLTTVDHKRIGALYLISGLFFFVFGGLEAAVIRAQLATPNGKIVSAEMYNQLFTMHGTTMIFLAVMPLSAAFFNFLIPLQIGARDVAFPRLNAFSYWVYLLGGIFITVPIFFSMAPDGGWFGYAPLSTKAFSPQHNMDFWVLGLQILGISSLAAGFNFITTIINMRAPGMSLMRMPIFTWMSFVVQFLVVLAFPVITIALVFLQFDRFFGTNFYTIAKGADPLLWQHLFWVFGHPEVYILILPAFGLVSEVLPTFSRKPLFGYPVMVYSGILIGFLGFGVWAHHMFSVGMGPIADSVFSLATMLIAIPTGVKIFNWLATMWGGQIRFTTAMKFAVGLVGMFTIGGISGVMHSSPPADLQQTDTYFIVAHFHYVLFGGSVFGLFAGMYYYFPKVTGRFLDEKLGNWHFWISLIGMNLTFFPMHFSGLLGMPRRYYQYDAGQGLELFNMISTVGTGILMVGTLFGLINVMKSWKGGPPASSNPWGAATLEWTIPSPPPDYNFAELPQVKSRYPLWNMKDGAELVHETTAAEEAGKRIPTAEELGIVMPNPSIQPLIVAFGIIVMFGGLLFMDSSWKTATAVMLVGAVIWIGSLYNWLLTPLEDHH; encoded by the coding sequence ATGGCAACCATCGCTGCCGCGCCCCCGTACACCCAGACCAAGACCGCCCCGTCGAACACGGGGATCTGGTCGTGGCTCACCACGGTGGACCACAAGCGCATCGGGGCGCTCTACCTGATTTCCGGGCTGTTCTTCTTCGTCTTCGGTGGCCTCGAGGCCGCCGTCATCCGTGCCCAGCTGGCCACGCCGAACGGCAAGATCGTGTCGGCCGAGATGTACAACCAGCTGTTCACGATGCACGGCACGACGATGATCTTCCTCGCCGTCATGCCCCTCTCGGCGGCGTTCTTCAATTTCCTCATCCCACTCCAGATCGGCGCCCGTGACGTCGCCTTCCCGCGACTCAACGCGTTCTCGTACTGGGTGTACCTGCTCGGCGGCATCTTCATCACGGTGCCGATCTTCTTCTCGATGGCGCCGGACGGTGGGTGGTTCGGCTACGCCCCGCTGAGCACGAAGGCCTTCTCGCCGCAGCACAACATGGATTTCTGGGTGCTCGGCCTCCAGATCCTGGGTATCTCGTCGCTCGCGGCCGGCTTCAACTTCATCACCACGATCATCAACATGCGGGCCCCCGGCATGTCGCTCATGCGCATGCCGATCTTCACGTGGATGTCGTTCGTGGTGCAGTTCCTCGTGGTGCTGGCCTTCCCGGTCATCACGATCGCGCTCGTGTTCCTCCAGTTCGACCGCTTCTTCGGCACGAACTTCTATACGATCGCCAAGGGCGCCGACCCGCTGCTCTGGCAGCACCTGTTCTGGGTGTTCGGCCATCCCGAGGTGTACATCCTGATCCTGCCGGCCTTCGGACTCGTCTCCGAAGTGCTGCCGACGTTCTCGCGCAAGCCGCTCTTCGGCTACCCGGTGATGGTGTACTCGGGCATCCTGATCGGCTTCCTCGGCTTCGGCGTGTGGGCGCACCACATGTTCTCGGTCGGCATGGGCCCGATCGCCGACTCGGTGTTCTCGCTGGCCACGATGCTCATCGCCATTCCGACGGGCGTGAAGATCTTCAACTGGCTGGCGACGATGTGGGGCGGTCAGATCCGCTTCACGACGGCCATGAAGTTCGCGGTCGGCCTGGTGGGCATGTTCACGATCGGCGGCATCTCGGGCGTGATGCACTCCTCGCCGCCGGCCGACCTGCAGCAGACGGACACGTACTTCATCGTGGCGCACTTCCACTACGTGCTCTTCGGTGGCTCGGTGTTCGGCCTGTTCGCCGGCATGTACTACTACTTCCCGAAGGTCACGGGCCGCTTCCTCGACGAGAAGCTCGGCAACTGGCACTTCTGGATCTCGCTGATCGGTATGAACCTCACGTTCTTCCCGATGCACTTCAGCGGGCTCCTCGGCATGCCGCGTCGCTACTACCAGTACGATGCGGGGCAGGGCCTCGAGCTGTTCAACATGATCTCCACGGTCGGCACGGGGATCCTGATGGTCGGCACGCTCTTCGGCCTGATCAACGTCATGAAGAGCTGGAAGGGGGGGCCGCCGGCGTCGAGCAACCCGTGGGGTGCGGCCACGCTCGAGTGGACGATCCCCTCGCCGCCGCCTGACTACAACTTCGCCGAGCTGCCGCAGGTGAAGAGCCGCTATCCGCTCTGGAACATGAAGGATGGCGCGGAGCTGGTGCACGAAACGACGGCCGCGGAAGAAGCGGGCAAGCGCATCCCGACGGCCGAGGAGCTCGGCATCGTGATGCCGAACCCGTCGATCCAGCCGCTCATCGTGGCCTTCGGCATCATCGTGATGTTTGGCGGCCTGTTGTTCATGGATTCGAGCTGGAAGACGGCGACCGCCGTGATGCTGGTCGGCGCGGTCATCTGGATCGGCTCGCTCTACAACTGGCTGCTCACGCCCCTCGAGGATCACCACTAA
- a CDS encoding cytochrome c oxidase subunit 3 → MTATTAPAAHGDGHAHAGGHHTSLGLDNRKIAIWTFIGSECMLFASLISTYLIYKGRSPEGPYPHEAWTNPATGQVFKPILNIPVTSASTFVLLMSSFAMVMALAAVQNADKPKHTAWDRIRESSKLWLWATAILGTTFLGFQAYEFTSFIHEGLTIRTNLFGSSFFTLTGFHGAHVTAGVLWLLTLLAIDYKRGLKPSDALLVDIAALYWHFVDVVWIAIFTLVYLIQ, encoded by the coding sequence ATGACCGCCACCACTGCTCCCGCCGCCCACGGCGACGGCCACGCACACGCCGGCGGCCATCACACGTCGCTCGGGCTCGACAACCGCAAGATCGCCATTTGGACCTTCATCGGGTCCGAGTGCATGCTCTTCGCGTCGCTGATCTCCACGTACCTCATCTACAAGGGTCGCAGCCCCGAGGGGCCGTATCCGCACGAGGCGTGGACCAATCCGGCCACCGGCCAGGTGTTCAAGCCCATCCTGAACATCCCGGTCACGTCCGCCTCGACGTTCGTGCTGCTCATGTCGTCGTTCGCCATGGTGATGGCGCTCGCCGCGGTGCAGAACGCCGACAAGCCGAAGCACACGGCTTGGGATCGCATCCGTGAGTCGTCGAAGCTCTGGCTCTGGGCCACGGCGATCCTCGGCACGACGTTCCTCGGCTTCCAGGCCTACGAGTTCACGTCGTTCATCCACGAAGGGCTCACGATCCGCACGAACCTGTTCGGCTCGAGCTTCTTCACGCTGACCGGCTTCCATGGCGCGCACGTGACCGCCGGTGTGCTCTGGCTGCTCACGCTGCTGGCGATCGACTACAAGCGCGGTCTCAAGCCGTCGGACGCGTTGCTCGTCGACATCGCCGCGCTGTACTGGCACTTCGTCGACGTCGTGTGGATCGCGATCTTCACGCTCGTTTACCTGATTCAGTGA
- a CDS encoding cytochrome C oxidase subunit IV family protein — protein MADHAHAHAHAHEEHHPDFSTYWKIAVILTVITIVEVAAYYIPSFVASAAFVPSLLIMSAVKFYIVVMYYMHLKYDNKLFRALFTGPLIVAALTLIGLMFLFSKLVLRLGVIS, from the coding sequence ATGGCTGACCACGCACACGCACACGCCCACGCCCACGAAGAGCATCACCCGGACTTCTCGACGTACTGGAAGATCGCGGTGATCCTCACGGTCATCACGATCGTCGAAGTCGCGGCCTACTACATCCCGTCGTTCGTCGCCAGCGCGGCGTTCGTCCCGAGTCTGCTGATCATGTCGGCGGTGAAGTTCTACATCGTCGTCATGTACTACATGCACCTCAAGTACGACAACAAGCTGTTCCGGGCGCTCTTCACCGGCCCGTTGATTGTGGCCGCGCTGACGCTGATCGGGTTGATGTTCCTGTTCTCGAAGTTGGTGCTGCGGTTGGGCGTCATCTCGTAA
- a CDS encoding cytochrome c oxidase assembly protein, whose translation MLHPVARLALSDFSVHPSTAIGIAAFAGVYLWRAKQGPSAADRFPAGVTAETATAAQLDLAAAPAGPTPLQQLAFFTALALLFFTLNGPLHDLSDFYLFSAHMVQHLILTLVVPPLMIAGTPGWMLRPLLRVALLGRLAKKHTGIVACFVWFNLVLAFWHLPPNYNLALANHPVHIVQHLMFIAVSVLMWWPLMSPLPELPRAAYPAQMLYCFLMVIPMSIISIYIAMTDTLLYPAYATAPRLLGITPMQDQQYGGLIMWIPGGVFFYAVMTVVFFKWSKRGEDSEASAQVGWVAPTNAETAH comes from the coding sequence ATGCTCCACCCCGTCGCCCGCCTCGCGCTTTCTGACTTCTCCGTGCACCCGAGCACCGCGATTGGCATCGCGGCCTTTGCCGGCGTGTACCTGTGGCGTGCGAAGCAGGGGCCCTCGGCGGCGGATCGCTTTCCGGCGGGCGTGACCGCGGAGACCGCGACCGCGGCGCAACTCGACCTGGCGGCGGCGCCGGCGGGGCCGACGCCGCTGCAGCAGCTGGCGTTCTTCACGGCGCTCGCGCTGCTCTTTTTCACGCTGAACGGGCCGCTCCACGACCTGAGCGACTTCTACCTGTTCAGCGCGCACATGGTGCAGCACCTGATCCTCACGCTGGTGGTGCCGCCGCTGATGATTGCCGGCACGCCGGGGTGGATGCTGCGGCCGCTGCTGCGCGTCGCGCTCCTCGGGCGTCTGGCCAAGAAGCACACCGGCATTGTGGCGTGCTTCGTGTGGTTCAATCTCGTGCTCGCGTTCTGGCATCTGCCGCCCAACTACAACCTCGCGCTGGCGAACCATCCGGTGCACATCGTGCAGCACCTGATGTTCATCGCCGTGAGCGTGCTGATGTGGTGGCCGCTGATGTCGCCGCTCCCCGAGCTGCCACGCGCGGCGTACCCGGCGCAGATGCTCTACTGCTTCCTGATGGTCATTCCGATGTCGATCATCTCGATCTACATCGCCATGACCGATACGCTGCTCTATCCGGCGTACGCGACGGCGCCGCGCCTCCTCGGCATCACGCCGATGCAGGACCAGCAGTACGGCGGGTTGATCATGTGGATCCCCGGCGGTGTCTTCTTCTACGCGGTGATGACGGTGGTGTTCTTCAAGTGGTCCAAGCGCGGGGAAGACAGCGAAGCGAGCGCGCAGGTCGGGTGGGTGGCGCCGACCAACGCCGAGACGGCGCACTGA
- a CDS encoding DUF5009 domain-containing protein, with protein MSARAERLISLDVFRGMTVAGMLLVNNPGTWSAIYPPLEHAEWNGWTPTDLIFPFFLFIVGITTELSLRARRARGDDESAILRQILKRGALIFLFGFLLSGFPFFTWPPNLPGAGLGERVMDRLEHWRVMGVLQRIGVAYLLGGLLTWRTTLRQQVVIVAALLFGYWALQTLVPVPDTGIPGRFVLDKPEQLLSAWLDRAVFGVNHLWSGSKTWDPEGLLSTIPAVGTMMLGTFSGKWIARQTQPLTDRLAGLFAAGAIAMMLGLMWNWVFPINKSIWTSSYVLFTAGMGAVSLATCMWIIDVMQWRRWTFPFVVYGTNPMLAFLGSGLMARCIASIWTWETAPGAQPGLPGTRISAQTFVFKTVYASWLPPREASLAYAVCFVLLWFLILWAAWKRGYVLKV; from the coding sequence GTGAGCGCGCGCGCCGAGCGGCTCATCTCGCTGGATGTCTTCCGCGGCATGACCGTCGCGGGGATGCTGCTCGTCAACAACCCGGGAACGTGGTCCGCGATCTATCCGCCGCTCGAGCACGCCGAGTGGAACGGGTGGACGCCCACGGATCTGATCTTCCCGTTCTTTCTGTTCATTGTCGGGATCACCACCGAGCTGTCGCTGCGCGCGCGACGGGCGCGCGGCGACGATGAATCGGCGATCCTGCGTCAGATCCTCAAGCGCGGCGCGCTGATCTTCCTGTTCGGCTTCCTGCTGTCGGGCTTCCCGTTCTTTACGTGGCCGCCCAATCTGCCGGGCGCTGGCCTGGGTGAGCGCGTGATGGATCGCCTCGAGCATTGGCGCGTGATGGGCGTCCTGCAGCGCATCGGTGTGGCGTATCTGCTCGGTGGGCTGCTCACCTGGCGGACTACGCTCCGCCAGCAGGTCGTCATCGTGGCCGCGTTGCTCTTCGGCTACTGGGCGCTGCAGACCCTCGTGCCGGTGCCGGACACCGGCATCCCCGGGCGCTTCGTGCTCGACAAGCCCGAGCAGTTGCTGAGCGCCTGGCTCGATCGCGCCGTCTTCGGGGTCAATCACCTGTGGAGCGGTTCGAAGACCTGGGACCCGGAAGGACTGCTGAGCACGATCCCGGCGGTGGGGACGATGATGCTCGGCACGTTCTCGGGGAAATGGATCGCGCGACAGACGCAGCCGCTCACGGATCGGCTCGCGGGGTTGTTTGCGGCCGGTGCGATCGCGATGATGCTCGGACTGATGTGGAACTGGGTGTTTCCGATCAACAAGAGCATCTGGACGAGCTCCTACGTGCTCTTCACGGCCGGTATGGGCGCGGTGTCGCTCGCGACGTGCATGTGGATCATCGATGTCATGCAGTGGCGGCGGTGGACCTTTCCGTTCGTCGTGTACGGCACGAACCCGATGCTGGCGTTCCTGGGCTCCGGGCTGATGGCGCGGTGCATCGCGTCGATCTGGACCTGGGAAACGGCGCCGGGCGCCCAGCCGGGCCTGCCGGGCACCCGGATCTCTGCGCAGACATTCGTGTTCAAGACGGTCTATGCGTCATGGCTTCCGCCGCGGGAAGCCTCGCTGGCCTATGCGGTCTGCTTCGTGCTGCTCTGGTTCCTGATTCTCTGGGCCGCCTGGAAGCGCGGGTACGTTCTCAAGGTGTGA